The following coding sequences are from one Streptomyces sp. NBC_01485 window:
- a CDS encoding helicase C-terminal domain-containing protein, with translation MSTEDELAPRSLAAALRARDDTSLAALLGARPDLITPVPTDLTQLATRAGTRASVVRALERLDRFALQTAEALAVAGDPATYGELLALTAGDARDPAVVEALPGALAALREQALVWGADDRLHLVRTARELLAPSPQHPSPTGLGPSVREATAGMSPGRIQEIVAAAGLPSTHDPVSAVAALTALFGHRKKMAALLAGAPAESLDVLERLVWGPPYGQVTHDPAARLRWLLDRGLLLPTAPGTVVLPREVALHLRAGRAHRTPEPAPPAVEPAAAHAPQVVDATAAGQAYTALATVEELLKDWDEGGPAVLRAGGLSVRDLKRTAVALDVSEPVAAFWVELSYAAGLLASDGEADERYAATPEYDEWLERPPAERWARLAEAWLTATRTSGVVGGRDLKERALSALGPGLDRSAAPEVRHRVLTLLAGLPEGTAPDPEALRARLRWERPLRGPQTHQGPQAPHGSQGSQADEDLRSRLARWTLAEAESLGVTGRGALSSQGRALLGAPHPPKPAPAHNAPAGPGDRLPAHHQHRPAAPAPAPLSPPEQAVAATAAARLLAPLLPEPLDHVLLQADLTAVAPGPLRRPLADVLNVLADVESKGGATVYRFTPGSVRRALDAGRSASDLQAFLTEHSRTPVPQPLAYLIDDVARRHGHLRVGAASAYVRCDDDAVLNEILADKRAVALRLRRLAPTVLAAQADPATLLDGLRAMGFAPAAESAEGDVLIARAHAHRTPPRTAPEPVPDGPPVPDATLLTAAIRAIRAGDLAATTPRKPTTEDAAPLAAGELPRTSPAETLATVQAAVLTGEALWIGYVNAEGTASQRVIAPVRVEGGFVTAYDHTADEVRTYPLHRITGVAELADD, from the coding sequence ATGAGCACCGAGGACGAGCTGGCCCCCCGCTCCCTAGCGGCAGCGCTCCGCGCCCGGGACGACACTTCCCTGGCCGCACTGCTGGGCGCCCGCCCCGACCTCATCACCCCGGTCCCGACCGACCTGACCCAGCTCGCCACCCGCGCCGGCACCCGTGCCTCCGTCGTCCGCGCGCTGGAGCGGCTCGACCGGTTCGCCCTGCAGACGGCGGAGGCGCTGGCCGTGGCCGGCGACCCGGCGACGTACGGCGAACTGCTCGCGCTGACGGCGGGCGACGCCCGCGACCCGGCCGTCGTCGAGGCGCTCCCCGGCGCGCTGGCGGCGCTGCGCGAACAGGCCCTGGTCTGGGGCGCCGACGACCGCCTGCACCTGGTCCGCACCGCCCGCGAACTGCTCGCGCCGTCCCCGCAGCACCCGTCCCCGACGGGACTCGGGCCGAGCGTGCGGGAGGCGACGGCGGGCATGTCGCCGGGCCGGATCCAGGAGATCGTGGCGGCGGCCGGGCTGCCGTCCACGCACGACCCGGTGTCCGCCGTCGCCGCGCTCACCGCCCTCTTCGGCCACCGCAAGAAGATGGCCGCGCTGCTCGCGGGGGCGCCCGCCGAATCCCTCGACGTCCTGGAGCGGCTGGTGTGGGGGCCGCCGTACGGGCAGGTCACCCACGACCCCGCGGCGCGGCTGCGCTGGCTGCTGGACCGCGGGCTGCTGCTGCCGACGGCGCCCGGGACCGTCGTCCTGCCCCGGGAGGTCGCCCTGCATCTGCGCGCGGGGCGGGCCCACCGGACGCCCGAACCGGCGCCGCCGGCCGTGGAGCCGGCCGCCGCGCACGCCCCGCAGGTGGTGGACGCGACGGCGGCCGGGCAGGCGTACACGGCGCTGGCGACCGTCGAGGAGCTGCTGAAGGACTGGGACGAGGGCGGGCCGGCGGTGCTGCGGGCCGGCGGGCTCAGCGTGCGCGACCTGAAGCGGACGGCCGTCGCGCTGGACGTGTCCGAGCCGGTGGCCGCGTTCTGGGTGGAGCTGTCGTACGCGGCCGGGCTGCTCGCCTCCGACGGCGAGGCCGACGAGCGGTACGCGGCGACCCCGGAGTACGACGAGTGGCTGGAGCGGCCGCCCGCGGAGCGGTGGGCGCGGCTGGCGGAGGCGTGGCTGACGGCGACCAGGACCTCCGGGGTGGTCGGCGGCCGGGACCTCAAGGAGCGGGCGCTGTCGGCGCTGGGTCCGGGCCTGGACCGGTCCGCCGCGCCCGAGGTCCGCCACCGGGTGCTGACGCTGCTGGCCGGGCTCCCCGAGGGCACCGCGCCGGACCCGGAAGCCCTGCGCGCCCGGCTCCGCTGGGAACGCCCTTTGCGCGGCCCCCAGACCCACCAGGGACCCCAGGCTCCCCACGGTTCTCAGGGCTCTCAGGCCGACGAGGATCTGCGCTCCCGGCTGGCCCGCTGGACCCTGGCGGAGGCCGAGTCGCTGGGCGTGACCGGCCGGGGCGCGCTGTCGTCACAGGGCCGCGCCCTTCTGGGGGCACCGCACCCCCCGAAACCCGCCCCCGCTCACAACGCCCCGGCCGGCCCCGGCGACAGGCTCCCCGCCCACCACCAGCACCGCCCGGCCGCCCCCGCTCCGGCGCCACTCTCACCCCCCGAGCAGGCCGTCGCCGCCACGGCCGCCGCCCGGCTCCTGGCCCCCCTCCTCCCAGAGCCCCTGGACCACGTCCTGCTCCAGGCGGACCTGACCGCGGTCGCCCCCGGCCCGCTGCGGCGCCCCCTCGCCGACGTGCTGAACGTGCTCGCGGACGTCGAGTCCAAGGGCGGCGCGACGGTCTACCGCTTCACGCCGGGCTCGGTCCGCCGCGCGCTGGACGCCGGCCGCAGCGCCTCCGACCTGCAGGCCTTCCTCACCGAGCACTCGCGTACCCCGGTGCCGCAGCCGCTGGCGTACCTGATCGACGACGTGGCCCGCCGGCACGGCCATCTGCGGGTGGGCGCGGCATCGGCCTACGTCCGCTGCGACGACGACGCCGTACTGAACGAGATCCTCGCCGACAAGCGCGCCGTCGCCCTGCGCCTGCGCCGCCTGGCCCCCACGGTGCTCGCGGCGCAGGCCGACCCGGCGACCCTGCTGGACGGGCTGCGCGCGATGGGCTTCGCGCCGGCCGCCGAGTCCGCCGAGGGCGACGTCCTGATCGCCCGCGCGCACGCCCACCGCACCCCGCCCCGCACGGCCCCCGAGCCGGTGCCGGACGGCCCGCCGGTCCCGGACGCCACGCTGCTGACGGCGGCGATCCGCGCGATCCGGGCCGGCGACCTGGCCGCCACGACCCCCCGCAAGCCGACGACGGAGGACGCCGCTCCGCTCGCCGCCGGCGAACTCCCCCGCACCAGCCCGGCCGAGACCCTCGCCACCGTGCAGGCCGCCGTCCTCACCGGCGAGGCCCTGTGGATCGGCTACGTCAACGCCGAGGGCACCGCCAGCCAGCGCGTCATCGCCCCGGTCCGGGTGGAGGGCGGCTTCGTGACGGCGTACGACCACACGGCGGACGAGGTCCGCACGTACCCGCTGCACCGGATCACGGGCGTGGCGGAACTGGCCGACGACTGA
- a CDS encoding DNA repair helicase XPB, giving the protein MNGPLIVQSDKTLLLEVDHEQSGDCRRAIAPFAELERAPEHIHTYRVTPLGLWNARAAGHDAEQVVDALVQYSRYPVPHALLVDIAETMDRYGRLTLSKHPAHGLVLTTTDRPVLEEILRSKRVAPLVGARIDPDTVIVHPSERGQIKQTLLKLGWPAEDLAGYVDGEAHPIDLAEDGWALRPYQKQAVENFWHGGSGVVVLPCGAGKTLVGAGAMAEAKSTTLILVTNTVSARQWKHELVKRTSLTEEEIGEYSGTRKEIRPVTIATYQVLTTRRKGVYPHLELFDSRDWGLIVYDEVHLLPAPVFKFTADLQARRRLGLTATLVREDGRESDVFSLIGPKRFDAPWKEIEAQGYIAPADCVEVRVNLTDSERLAYATAEAEEKYRFCATTATKRKVTEAIVRRFAGQQILVIGQYIDQLDELGEHLNAPVIKGETSNAQREKLFGAFREGEISVLVVSKVANFSIDLPEATVAVQVSGTFGSRQEEAQRLGRVLRPKADGHQAHFYSVVARDTLDQDFAAHRQRFLAEQGYAYRIMDADELLAES; this is encoded by the coding sequence GTGAACGGACCGCTGATCGTCCAGTCGGACAAGACTCTGCTGCTGGAGGTCGACCACGAGCAGTCCGGCGACTGCCGTCGGGCCATCGCGCCGTTCGCGGAGCTGGAGCGGGCGCCGGAGCACATCCACACCTACCGGGTGACCCCGCTGGGCCTGTGGAACGCGCGGGCGGCCGGGCACGACGCCGAGCAGGTCGTGGACGCGCTCGTGCAGTACAGCCGCTACCCGGTGCCGCACGCGCTGCTCGTCGACATCGCCGAGACGATGGACCGCTACGGCCGGCTGACGCTCAGCAAGCACCCGGCGCACGGCCTGGTGCTGACGACCACCGACCGGCCGGTGCTGGAGGAGATCCTGCGCTCCAAGCGGGTCGCCCCGCTCGTCGGCGCCCGGATCGACCCGGACACCGTCATCGTGCACCCCTCCGAGCGCGGGCAGATCAAGCAGACGCTGCTGAAGCTGGGCTGGCCGGCCGAGGACCTCGCGGGGTACGTCGACGGCGAGGCGCACCCGATCGACCTGGCCGAGGACGGGTGGGCGCTGCGGCCCTACCAGAAGCAGGCCGTGGAGAACTTCTGGCACGGCGGCAGCGGGGTCGTCGTCCTGCCGTGCGGCGCGGGCAAGACGCTCGTCGGGGCCGGGGCGATGGCCGAGGCGAAGTCCACCACGCTGATCCTCGTCACGAACACGGTCTCGGCGCGGCAGTGGAAGCACGAGCTGGTGAAGCGGACGTCCCTGACCGAGGAGGAGATCGGCGAGTACAGCGGGACGCGGAAGGAGATCCGGCCCGTCACCATCGCCACCTACCAGGTGCTGACGACCCGCCGTAAGGGCGTCTACCCGCACCTGGAGCTGTTCGACTCCCGGGACTGGGGTCTCATCGTCTACGACGAGGTGCATCTGCTCCCCGCCCCCGTCTTCAAGTTCACCGCCGATCTCCAGGCCCGCCGCCGCCTCGGCCTGACCGCGACGCTCGTGCGCGAGGACGGCCGTGAGTCGGACGTGTTCTCGCTCATCGGGCCGAAGCGGTTCGACGCGCCGTGGAAGGAGATCGAGGCGCAGGGCTACATCGCGCCCGCCGACTGCGTCGAGGTCCGCGTGAACCTGACCGACTCCGAGCGGCTGGCGTACGCGACCGCCGAGGCGGAGGAGAAGTACCGCTTCTGCGCGACGACCGCGACGAAGCGGAAGGTGACGGAGGCGATCGTCCGCCGCTTCGCGGGCCAGCAGATCCTGGTCATCGGCCAGTACATCGACCAACTCGACGAGCTGGGCGAGCACTTGAACGCCCCCGTCATCAAGGGCGAGACCTCCAACGCGCAGCGCGAGAAGCTCTTCGGGGCCTTCCGCGAGGGCGAGATCAGCGTGCTGGTGGTGTCGAAGGTCGCGAACTTCTCGATCGACCTGCCGGAGGCGACGGTCGCCGTCCAGGTCTCGGGCACCTTCGGCTCCCGCCAGGAGGAGGCCCAGCGCCTGGGCCGGGTGCTCCGCCCGAAGGCGGACGGCCACCAGGCCCACTTCTACTCCGTCGTCGCCCGGGACACCCTCGACCAGGACTTCGCCGCACACCGCCAGCGCTTCCTGGCGGAACAGGGCTACGCCTACCGGATCATGGACGCGGACGAGCTGCTGGCGGAGAGCTGA
- a CDS encoding HelD family protein — protein MSTLSAPSLPAPDGDPLARERGHLASSRGALRAMREDVEALDISDVAANWVNAQILGRQIGERIKALADLSDTPLFFGRLDYLHAPGTDLAEGAEGERFYIGRRHVHDGDGDPMVIDWRAPVSQPFYRASKKDPMDVGLRRRFGYTGGDLTAYEDEHLSDPSETVRTSKLLQQEIERPRVGPMRDIVATIQPEQDEIVRSGLGGTVCVQGGPGTGKTAVGLHRVAYLLYAHRERLARTGTLVIGPNRSFLHYIEQVLPALGELAVRQGTVDDLVAHVEVRGEDDATAAVVKGDARMAEVLRRAVYAHVSMPAEPVVVVRGSRRWRVPAYELEQMIRELLDRDIRYGAAREALPQRIAHVVLVQMERSGEAPDDRVQDAVARGSAVKAAVKAVWPAVDPAKLVLRLLSDAEFLATHAEGVLTDDEQKTILWPKPVRSVKTAKWSSADAVLIDEATDLVERTHSLGHVVLDEAQDLSPMQYRAVGRRCTTGSATVLGDLAQGTTPWATRSWQEALTHLGKADAVIEELTAGFRVPTDVITYASRLLPHIAPGLTPVASVRENPGFFDLRPIADDTEVVAACEELLRNEGSTGLIAADTRIPALAEALTTAGLRFLSPGEETTAETRLTLVPASLAKGLEYDYVVLDEPQAVVNAEPDERTGLRRLYVSLTRAVSGLIVTHSTALPEQLG, from the coding sequence TTGTCCACCTTGTCCGCGCCGTCCCTGCCCGCCCCCGACGGCGACCCCCTCGCCCGCGAGCGCGGCCACCTGGCCTCCTCCCGTGGCGCCCTGCGCGCCATGCGCGAGGACGTCGAGGCCCTCGACATCTCCGACGTCGCCGCGAACTGGGTCAACGCCCAGATCCTGGGACGTCAGATCGGGGAGCGCATCAAGGCGCTCGCCGACCTCAGCGACACCCCGCTGTTCTTCGGCCGCCTCGACTACCTGCACGCCCCCGGCACCGACCTGGCGGAAGGGGCCGAGGGCGAGCGCTTCTACATCGGGCGGCGGCATGTGCACGACGGCGACGGGGACCCGATGGTCATCGACTGGCGTGCGCCGGTCTCGCAGCCGTTCTACCGGGCGTCGAAGAAGGACCCGATGGACGTCGGGCTGCGCCGCCGCTTCGGTTACACGGGTGGCGACCTCACCGCCTACGAGGACGAGCACCTCTCGGACCCGTCGGAGACCGTGCGGACCAGCAAGCTGCTCCAGCAGGAGATCGAGCGCCCACGTGTCGGCCCGATGCGGGACATCGTCGCGACCATCCAGCCCGAGCAGGACGAGATCGTCCGCAGCGGGCTGGGCGGGACGGTCTGCGTCCAGGGCGGTCCGGGCACCGGAAAGACGGCGGTCGGCCTGCACCGGGTCGCCTACCTCCTCTACGCCCACCGCGAGCGGCTCGCCCGCACGGGCACGCTGGTCATCGGGCCGAACAGGTCCTTTCTCCACTACATCGAGCAAGTGCTGCCCGCTCTGGGCGAGTTGGCGGTCCGCCAGGGCACGGTCGACGACCTGGTGGCCCATGTGGAGGTGCGGGGCGAGGACGACGCGACGGCGGCGGTCGTCAAGGGCGACGCGAGGATGGCGGAGGTGCTGCGGCGGGCGGTCTACGCGCACGTCAGCATGCCGGCCGAGCCGGTCGTCGTGGTGCGCGGCTCGCGGCGCTGGCGGGTCCCGGCGTACGAACTGGAGCAGATGATCCGGGAGTTGCTCGACCGGGACATCCGGTACGGCGCGGCCCGCGAGGCCCTGCCGCAGCGCATCGCGCACGTGGTGCTGGTGCAGATGGAGCGCTCGGGCGAGGCCCCGGACGACCGGGTGCAGGACGCCGTCGCCCGGGGCAGCGCGGTGAAGGCGGCGGTGAAGGCGGTCTGGCCGGCCGTCGACCCGGCGAAACTCGTCCTGCGGCTGCTGTCCGACGCGGAGTTCCTCGCCACGCACGCGGAGGGCGTGCTGACCGACGACGAACAGAAAACGATCCTGTGGCCGAAGCCGGTGCGCTCGGTGAAGACGGCCAAGTGGTCTTCGGCGGACGCGGTGTTGATCGACGAGGCGACGGACCTCGTCGAGCGCACGCACTCCCTCGGCCATGTCGTCCTGGACGAGGCGCAGGACCTGTCCCCCATGCAGTACCGGGCGGTCGGCCGGCGCTGCACGACGGGTTCGGCGACCGTACTGGGCGACCTCGCGCAGGGCACGACCCCTTGGGCGACCCGGAGTTGGCAAGAAGCCCTCACCCACCTCGGCAAGGCGGACGCGGTGATCGAGGAACTGACCGCCGGTTTCCGCGTCCCGACGGACGTCATCACCTACGCCTCCCGTCTGCTCCCGCACATCGCGCCCGGCCTCACCCCGGTCGCGTCGGTCCGTGAGAACCCCGGCTTCTTCGACCTCCGCCCGATCGCCGACGACACCGAAGTCGTGGCGGCCTGCGAGGAGTTGCTCCGCAACGAGGGCTCGACGGGCCTGATCGCGGCGGACACCCGCATCCCGGCCCTGGCCGAAGCCCTCACGACGGCGGGCCTACGCTTCCTCTCCCCCGGCGAGGAAACCACGGCCGAGACCCGCCTCACCCTGGTCCCGGCCTCCCTGGCCAAGGGCCTGGAGTACGACTACGTGGTCCTGGACGAACCCCAAGCCGTCGTCAACGCCGAACCAGACGAACGAACAGGCCTACGCCGCCTGTACGTCTCCCTGACCCGAGCGGTCTCGGGCCTGATCGTGACCCACTCGACGGCCCTGCCGGAGCAACTCGGCTGA